In the genome of Candidatus Epulonipiscium sp., one region contains:
- a CDS encoding polyribonucleotide nucleotidyltransferase: MSRTFSTDLAGRKLVVEIGKVAELANGAAIVRYGDTVVLVTATASDKPREGIDFFPLSVDYEERLYAVGKIPGGFIKREGKPTEKAILTSRVIDRPIRPLFPKDYRNDVSVVSTVLSVDQDCSPEIAAMIGSSIVLSISDIPFFGPTGSVNVGYVDGEIVINPTSEQREVSTLSLTVSSTKDKVMMIEAGADEIEDSIMLEAIFRGHEENQKIVKFIEEIQAECGKPKHDYEKHEIPQEIYNAVKALVSGEEMEAAVFTDDKQQRDEQMKALTEKVMAYFMENNPEYEPYINEAIYKYEKETVRKMILKDNKRPDGRSLEEIRSLSAEVDILPRTHGSAIFKRGQTQVLTVTTLGAMGDVQILDGLDALEDTKRYMHHYNFPSYSVGETRPSRGPGRREIGHGALAERALLPVIPSEEEFPYAIRLVSEVLSSNGSTSQASVCGSTLSLMAAGVPIKAPVAGISVGLITGESDDDFVLLTDIQGLEDFFGDMDFKVAGTHKGITAIQMDMKIQGLTKEIIEQSLQQTKRARAYILDEVMLRAIPEPRKSLSSYAPQIVRTNVDPEKISEIIGPRGKTINKIIDETGVKIDIEDDGRIFICGVDSERVKKALSIIEGITKEIEPGEIYLGKVVKIMNFGAFVEVAPGKEGLVHISKLAHEHVKNVEDVVHVGDEILVKVTDIDKQGRINLSRKDTLPKPEKEETKEQTKE; the protein is encoded by the coding sequence ATGTCTAGAACATTTTCAACAGACTTAGCTGGACGCAAACTCGTAGTTGAAATAGGCAAAGTAGCAGAATTGGCTAATGGTGCTGCCATTGTAAGATATGGAGATACAGTAGTTTTAGTTACGGCGACAGCTTCAGATAAACCAAGAGAAGGAATAGACTTTTTTCCATTAAGCGTTGATTACGAAGAGCGGTTATATGCAGTTGGTAAGATTCCTGGAGGATTTATAAAAAGAGAAGGGAAGCCAACAGAAAAAGCAATACTTACTTCAAGGGTTATTGACCGTCCGATTAGGCCGTTATTCCCTAAAGATTATCGTAATGATGTTTCGGTTGTATCTACGGTTCTCTCCGTAGACCAAGATTGTAGCCCAGAAATAGCTGCGATGATAGGATCTTCCATTGTACTTTCTATATCTGACATTCCGTTTTTTGGACCTACAGGCTCTGTTAATGTGGGTTATGTAGATGGGGAAATAGTAATCAATCCTACCTCGGAACAAAGGGAAGTGAGCACTCTTTCTTTAACGGTGTCTTCTACAAAGGATAAGGTAATGATGATAGAAGCAGGGGCAGATGAAATCGAGGATAGTATTATGTTAGAGGCAATCTTTAGGGGTCATGAAGAAAACCAAAAGATTGTAAAATTCATAGAAGAAATCCAAGCAGAATGTGGAAAGCCAAAACATGATTACGAAAAGCACGAAATTCCCCAAGAAATATACAATGCAGTTAAGGCTTTAGTAAGTGGGGAAGAAATGGAAGCAGCTGTTTTCACCGATGATAAGCAACAAAGGGACGAGCAGATGAAAGCCCTTACAGAAAAAGTTATGGCGTATTTTATGGAAAACAACCCTGAATACGAACCTTATATCAATGAAGCAATATATAAATACGAAAAAGAAACAGTTAGAAAGATGATTTTAAAAGATAATAAACGTCCTGATGGAAGGTCACTAGAAGAAATTAGATCCCTTTCAGCAGAGGTAGATATCCTTCCAAGAACCCATGGTTCTGCTATATTCAAAAGAGGACAAACTCAGGTTTTAACCGTAACAACCCTAGGAGCTATGGGAGATGTACAAATATTAGATGGTCTAGATGCCCTAGAAGATACCAAACGGTACATGCATCATTATAATTTTCCATCCTATTCTGTAGGAGAAACAAGACCTTCAAGAGGCCCAGGAAGACGAGAAATCGGTCATGGGGCTTTGGCAGAAAGGGCACTTCTTCCTGTTATCCCTAGTGAAGAGGAATTTCCCTATGCTATCCGTCTGGTTTCAGAAGTATTAAGCTCTAACGGCTCCACTTCCCAAGCCAGTGTATGTGGTAGCACATTGTCTTTGATGGCGGCAGGGGTACCGATTAAAGCTCCTGTAGCAGGGATTTCTGTAGGCCTTATAACGGGGGAAAGTGACGATGATTTTGTACTTCTTACCGATATACAAGGGCTTGAAGACTTTTTTGGAGACATGGACTTTAAAGTTGCCGGGACCCATAAAGGAATTACTGCAATACAAATGGATATGAAAATCCAAGGACTAACAAAAGAAATCATAGAACAATCATTACAACAAACCAAAAGAGCAAGGGCATACATCCTAGACGAAGTTATGTTAAGGGCTATTCCTGAACCTAGAAAATCCTTGTCCTCCTATGCTCCGCAGATTGTTAGAACCAATGTGGACCCTGAAAAAATCAGTGAAATTATTGGGCCTAGGGGAAAAACTATTAATAAGATTATTGATGAAACAGGGGTAAAAATCGATATCGAAGATGATGGACGCATATTCATATGCGGTGTAGATTCCGAAAGGGTAAAAAAAGCTCTATCCATTATAGAAGGTATTACAAAAGAAATTGAACCGGGGGAAATATACCTTGGTAAGGTAGTTAAAATTATGAACTTTGGTGCATTTGTTGAGGTTGCACCAGGAAAAGAAGGCTTGGTTCATATATCAAAGTTAGCCCATGAACATGTTAAAAATGTTGAAGATGTTGTTCATGTGGGAGATGAAATACTAGTTAAAGTAACAGATATAGATAAGCAAGGAAGGATTAACTTATCTAGAAAAGACACCCTTCCAAAACCTGAAAAGGAAGAAACCAAAGAACAAACCAAAGAATAA
- a CDS encoding insulinase family protein, whose translation MFELKKLPNGVTIVAEKLPFVRSIAFGLWVGNGSRHEENYENGISHFIEHMMFKGTKDRTSKEIADEMDSIGGQLNAYTTKEYTCYYFRSLDNHFNQALDILTDMFFNSHFEDKEIKKEKGVILEEINMYEDSAEELVHDLMQEAVWPNNPLGKPILGTHKTIENFDNERLISFYKKRYRPENTVIAVAGNFNYEEMINTIEEKFSHWTFGDKEDNPLMTPKYIPKIISKSKDIEQVHLCLSFPGIPSDSKFVYSLIILNTILGGGMSSRLFQKIREDRGMAYSIYSYPTNYKDTGLFTIYAGMNPLQTLEAIELIMKEIEAIKKEQISIEDLIRTKEQLKSSYIMGLESTSSRMSSIGKSQLLLNRINTPDEIIRRVDEVTMEKNHHVIERVFDFSQISLSLVGKIEHVDIKEIKKICLMH comes from the coding sequence ATGTTTGAGCTTAAAAAATTACCCAATGGTGTTACCATCGTAGCAGAAAAACTGCCCTTTGTTCGTTCGATTGCTTTTGGACTTTGGGTTGGCAATGGCTCCCGCCATGAGGAAAACTATGAAAATGGCATTTCTCATTTTATCGAACATATGATGTTTAAGGGCACAAAAGACAGAACCTCAAAGGAAATTGCAGATGAAATGGATTCCATTGGAGGGCAACTTAATGCCTATACAACTAAGGAATACACCTGTTATTATTTTAGATCCTTAGATAATCATTTTAACCAAGCTTTAGATATACTTACAGATATGTTTTTTAATTCTCATTTTGAGGATAAGGAAATTAAAAAAGAAAAAGGGGTTATACTAGAAGAAATCAATATGTATGAAGACTCTGCAGAAGAATTGGTTCATGATTTAATGCAGGAAGCCGTATGGCCTAATAATCCCTTAGGGAAACCCATCCTCGGAACTCATAAAACTATAGAAAACTTTGATAATGAGAGATTGATATCCTTCTATAAGAAAAGATATCGTCCGGAAAACACAGTAATAGCAGTGGCAGGGAATTTTAATTACGAGGAAATGATAAATACAATAGAAGAAAAATTTAGCCATTGGACCTTTGGGGATAAGGAGGATAATCCTCTTATGACCCCAAAATACATCCCAAAAATAATAAGCAAATCAAAGGATATAGAACAAGTACACCTATGCTTAAGTTTTCCTGGTATCCCTTCAGACTCAAAATTCGTATATAGCCTAATTATATTAAATACCATATTAGGAGGGGGAATGAGTTCAAGGCTTTTCCAAAAAATTAGGGAAGATAGGGGTATGGCTTACTCCATCTACTCCTATCCTACTAATTATAAAGATACGGGGCTGTTTACCATCTATGCTGGGATGAATCCTCTGCAAACTTTAGAGGCAATCGAACTAATTATGAAAGAAATAGAAGCAATCAAAAAAGAGCAAATATCTATAGAAGATCTAATAAGGACAAAGGAACAATTAAAAAGTAGTTATATTATGGGACTGGAAAGTACTAGCAGTAGGATGTCTAGCATAGGAAAATCTCAACTACTATTAAATAGGATTAATACACCGGATGAAATTATTCGAAGGGTGGATGAAGTCACCATGGAAAAAAATCATCATGTTATAGAGAGAGTATTTGATTTTTCTCAAATTAGCTTATCTTTAGTGGGAAAAATAGAACATGTGGATATTAAGGAGATTAAAAAAATATGTCTGATGCATTAA
- the dut gene encoding dUTP diphosphatase: protein MSDALKIKIKRLEGAEDIPLPHYMTRESAGMDLYANIEKEITLKKGAIKLIPTGICIQLPRGYEAQIRPRSGLAYKYGIGIVNSPGTIDADYRGEIKIIMINFGEDDFVIKRGDRIAQMVINKIEQIKWTLVEELEDSERSSGGFGHTGY from the coding sequence ATGTCTGATGCATTAAAAATAAAAATAAAAAGGTTGGAGGGAGCAGAAGATATCCCACTGCCCCACTATATGACAAGGGAATCTGCAGGGATGGATCTTTATGCCAATATAGAAAAAGAAATAACCTTAAAAAAAGGAGCCATTAAGCTAATTCCAACAGGAATTTGTATTCAACTTCCTAGGGGGTACGAAGCCCAAATTCGACCTAGAAGTGGATTGGCGTACAAATACGGGATAGGTATTGTAAATAGTCCAGGAACAATAGATGCAGATTACAGGGGAGAAATCAAAATTATCATGATTAACTTTGGCGAGGATGATTTTGTCATAAAAAGAGGGGATAGGATAGCCCAAATGGTTATTAATAAAATCGAACAAATAAAATGGACCCTTGTGGAAGAATTGGAGGATTCAGAGAGAAGCTCCGGGGGTTTTGGACACACAGGATATTAA
- the dpsA gene encoding dipicolinate synthase subunit DpsA yields the protein MNLKRLKIAIIGGDLRQIKLINLLIEEGMEVRVFGLNGIDFKDNVLVFDTLHQALAGADMIIGPIPCSSDNTTLFSKYQDSPINLENVFKHIPKGKLFMAGMITPEIQKIARSYDFKIVDLLKREELSILNAIPTAEGAIQCAMENSEITIHGSRSLILGFGRCGKILAHILKGIGANLTVEARKAEDLAYIKSYGYQPMDLSRLEEFIGEFDFIFNTIPSKILDLEMLKKMKKDVLIIDLASKPGGVDYDGAKELGLKAILALGLPGKVAPKTAALIIRDTIFNIYSEMGVVK from the coding sequence TTGAACCTTAAAAGGCTTAAAATTGCCATTATTGGAGGAGACCTACGGCAAATAAAATTAATCAATCTTTTAATAGAAGAAGGAATGGAAGTCCGGGTATTTGGATTAAATGGAATTGATTTTAAGGATAATGTACTCGTTTTTGACACCCTTCATCAAGCACTTGCGGGAGCAGATATGATTATTGGACCTATTCCTTGTTCTTCTGACAATACCACATTATTTTCTAAATATCAGGATTCACCCATAAACTTGGAAAATGTTTTCAAACATATTCCCAAGGGCAAGCTTTTTATGGCAGGAATGATTACTCCTGAAATACAAAAAATCGCAAGATCTTATGACTTTAAAATAGTTGATTTATTAAAAAGAGAAGAATTGTCGATTTTAAATGCCATACCTACAGCAGAAGGAGCCATCCAATGTGCTATGGAAAATAGCGAGATTACAATCCATGGCAGTAGAAGTCTGATACTGGGTTTTGGGAGATGTGGTAAAATACTAGCTCATATACTAAAAGGTATTGGTGCTAATCTCACAGTGGAGGCCAGGAAAGCCGAAGATTTAGCCTATATCAAAAGCTATGGATATCAACCAATGGACCTTAGTCGTTTGGAGGAATTTATAGGTGAATTTGATTTTATTTTTAACACAATTCCTTCTAAGATTTTGGACTTAGAAATGCTTAAAAAAATGAAAAAGGATGTTTTAATAATTGATTTAGCCTCAAAGCCTGGGGGAGTAGATTATGACGGTGCAAAAGAGCTGGGATTAAAGGCTATCCTTGCTTTAGGTTTACCGGGCAAAGTGGCACCGAAAACAGCAGCATTAATTATTCGCGATACCATATTTAACATATATAGCGAGATGGGGGTAGTTAAATGA
- a CDS encoding dipicolinate synthase subunit B, which yields MSSLKNVKIGFALCGSYCTYAKVIPEIENLVQAGAEVFPIMSYNSYQTDTRFGAAKDHIDRIEKITGKSIIKTITEAEPLGPDNIVDILIVAPCTGNTLAKLANAITDTPVLMAAKAILRNNKPVVLAVATNDGLGANIRNIGILMNSKKIYFVPMGQDNYKKKPNSIVADMHLISKSIIKALKGEQIQPVIIDMNK from the coding sequence ATGAGTAGTTTAAAAAATGTAAAGATTGGATTTGCATTATGCGGGTCCTACTGTACCTATGCTAAAGTGATACCAGAAATAGAAAATTTAGTTCAGGCAGGGGCGGAAGTGTTTCCGATTATGTCATATAATTCCTATCAAACGGATACAAGATTTGGTGCGGCTAAGGACCATATAGATAGAATTGAAAAAATAACAGGAAAAAGTATAATTAAAACAATTACAGAAGCAGAGCCTTTAGGTCCTGATAATATAGTTGATATATTGATTGTTGCCCCATGTACAGGAAACACCTTGGCAAAACTTGCCAATGCCATAACCGACACCCCTGTATTAATGGCAGCTAAGGCAATTCTTAGAAATAACAAGCCTGTTGTATTGGCTGTAGCTACCAATGATGGCCTAGGGGCTAATATAAGAAATATCGGAATTCTTATGAATAGTAAAAAGATATATTTTGTTCCTATGGGTCAGGATAATTATAAAAAAAAGCCAAACTCTATAGTGGCAGATATGCATTTGATATCAAAATCAATAATAAAAGCCTTGAAAGGCGAACAAATCCAGCCGGTGATTATTGATATGAATAAGTGA